The segment CCGATATTTGATCAGTTCTTCAACCAACTGCGAGTTTTGTTCTCTCAGGCGTTTATTGCTTTCCTCCCGTCCGACGAGAAAAATGTACCGATTCCAAACATCAGCCAGACCTTGCAGCGGCAAATTGATGGCCGTCTCCATGGGCGACACCATTTCCAAAGCCATTTTTCTCAGGAAGCCGGGTGATGGATGGTAAAGATTGAATAAAAGTATAAATAACGCCGTGATAAAGATTAAGGAGATGCTGATACCAAGGCGATATTTCTTAGGAAGTAACATTATTTGCCCACTTCGGCAAAAACGGTAAAATGTGAATTATCACACCTGGAAAGTAACTTCTTTCAAAACATCCAATTGATCCAAGGCCATCCCTGCCCCTCTGGCCACGGCCGAGAGAGGATCATCGGCAACGATCACGGGAAGCCCCGTTTCTTCCCGGATGCGGATGTCCAGATTCCTTAAAAGGGCGCCACCGCCTGTGAGGACGATGCCCCGGTCAACGATATCGCCGGCCAGTTCGGGAGGCGAATTTTCCAGGCAGTCTCTGATAGTATCTATAATGAATCCGATCGGCTCCATGATAGCCTCACGAATTTCTTCCGAATTAACTTCAATAATCTTCGGTATTCCCGAGATCAGGTCGCGCCCCTTGACGTCGAGTTTACGCAAGGTTTCTTCTGGATAGACGCACCCGATAGTGGTCTTGATAATCTCCGCCGTCCTTTCTCCGATCAGCAAACTGTACTTTCTCTTCATGTACTGAACAATTTCCTCATCTATCTTGTCTCCCGCCACCCGCACGGACTTGGAATAAACAACGCCGGATAGGGAAATAACGGCAACTTCCGTAGTACCGCCGCCAATGTCCACCACCATGGAACTTGTTGGTTCAGAGATGGGCAAGCCCGCGCCTATCGCGGCCGCCATTGGTTCTTCAATAAGATAAATCTCCCTGGCCCCGGCGGACTCTACCGTTTCCCGAACCGCCCGTCTTTCCACCTGGGTAACTCCGGAAGGGACAGATACAATGATGCGCGGCCTCACGAGCGTGCGGCGATTGTGTACACTGAGGATGAAATGCCTGAGCATGGCCTCTGTAATATCGAAATCGGCAATCACACCATCCTTCATGGGACGGATAGCCTCGATATTACCAGGTGTGCGGCCCAACATCTTTTTTGCCTCCGCACCCACAGCCAGCACCCTCTTTACACCCCGCGAATCCCTATGGACGGCCACCACTGACGGCTCATTCAAGACAATCCCCTTACCCTTCACGTAAACCAGGGTATTTGCCGTTCCCAGATCAATGGCCAGGTCATTGGAAAATTTACCCAGTATAAAGTCGAAAAGCAATTTTCTACCTCCTACTTTTATTATGTGCTCTGCAAACGTTTGACTTTGCCATCTATATCCCATTAATAGAATGCAAAGCAAGCCATTTTTCCAAAATATTATTGCATTTTAGCACGCACTATAATAAAAGGCGTCACTACATTGCGGAGGTGTATCCCCATGCTCGACATCATGAGAAAGCACGCCAAGAATTGGGTCATGAAACTGCTACTTGGCATTATTATCGTCGTCTTCATTTTTTATTTCGGATCAATGAGAGACAGCGACCGGACCGATAAAATAGCTATCTTCGACGGCAAAGCCATCTCTAACGCCGATTTTCAGCGCGAATATCAAAACCTGATAGATTTATACCGGAACCGCTTCGGGGGTAATTTAAATGAAGAGATGATAAAGGGCTTAAAATTAAAGGAACAGGCCACCGATAACCTTATCCGGCAGGCGATCATACTCGCCAAAGCGGATGAGCTGAACCTCCGCGTCAGCGACGAAGAATTGAGAAACTCCATCCTTTCCT is part of the Deltaproteobacteria bacterium genome and harbors:
- a CDS encoding rod shape-determining protein; this encodes MLGKFSNDLAIDLGTANTLVYVKGKGIVLNEPSVVAVHRDSRGVKRVLAVGAEAKKMLGRTPGNIEAIRPMKDGVIADFDITEAMLRHFILSVHNRRTLVRPRIIVSVPSGVTQVERRAVRETVESAGAREIYLIEEPMAAAIGAGLPISEPTSSMVVDIGGGTTEVAVISLSGVVYSKSVRVAGDKIDEEIVQYMKRKYSLLIGERTAEIIKTTIGCVYPEETLRKLDVKGRDLISGIPKIIEVNSEEIREAIMEPIGFIIDTIRDCLENSPPELAGDIVDRGIVLTGGGALLRNLDIRIREETGLPVIVADDPLSAVARGAGMALDQLDVLKEVTFQV